A single region of the Peromyscus eremicus chromosome 16_21, PerEre_H2_v1, whole genome shotgun sequence genome encodes:
- the Psmb9 gene encoding proteasome subunit beta type-9: MLRAGAPTAGLFRTGEVHTGTTIMAVEFDGGVVVGSDSRVSAGEAVVNRVFDKLSPLHQRIYCALSGSAADAQAIADMAAYQLELHGLELEEPPLVLAAANVVRNITYKYREDLSAHLMVAGWDQREGGQVYGTMGGMLIRQPFAIGGSGSTYIYGYVDAAYKAGMTPEECRRFTTNAIALAMNRDGSSGGVIYLVTITAAGVDHRVILGDELPKFYDE, from the exons ATGCTGCGGGCAGGAGCACCTACCGCCGGCTTGTTCCGGACAGGAGAAGTCCACACCGGG ACAACGATCATGGCAGTGGAGTTTGATGGGGGTGTCGTGGTGGGTTCTGATTCCCGGGTGTCAGCAGG AGAAGCAGTGGTGAACCGAGTGTTTGACAAGCTGTCCCCTCTGCACCAGCGTATCTACTGTGCCCTGTCTGGTTCAGCTGCTGATGCTCAAGCCATAGCCGACATGGCCGCCTACCAGCTGGAGCTGCACGG ATTGGAACTGGAGGAGCCGCCCCTTGTTCTGGCTGCCGCAAATGTGGTAAGGAATATCACCTACAAGTACCGTGAGGACTTGTCGGCGCATCTCATGGTAGCTGGCTGGGACCAACGTGAGGGAGGCCAG GTGTATGGAACCATGGGAGGAATGCTGATCCGACAGCCCTTTGCCATCGGAGGCTCCGGCAGTACCTACATTTACGGTTATGTGGACGCAGCATATAAAGCAGGCATGACCCCTGAGGAGTGCAGGCGCTTCACCACCAATG CCATCGCTCTGGCCATGAACCGTGACGGCTCCAGTGGGGGTGTCATCTACCTGGTCACCATTACAGCTGCTGGCGTGGACCATCGAGTAATCCTGGGAGATGAGCTGCCAAAATTCTATGATGAGTGA